One Phaseolus vulgaris cultivar G19833 chromosome 4, P. vulgaris v2.0, whole genome shotgun sequence DNA window includes the following coding sequences:
- the LOC137837710 gene encoding transcription factor bHLH118-like, producing MFPLQRGNELVIQFSNSSNHQQHKISQDLILDDYASLDDNVSGKKFSRSQPENLFCEENKKNHDSNEHVKKMIHKEIERQRRQEMTTCYASLRSLLPLEFIKGKRSISDHMNEAVNYIKHMQNNIKELGAKRDELKKLSSHSNMEISHEGLHTSCNFTVHENNGVIGIEITSGFREEKPKVSKLLQLLIQEGHEVVSCLSSEVNGRLLHSVQCEVNHSNCVDLSELRRKVSKAFPSFKCSD from the exons ATGTTTCCTTTACAACGAGGCAATGAGCTGGTTATCCAGTTTTCTAATAGCTCCAACCACCAGCAGCACAAAATCTCCCAAGATCTGATTCTGGATGATTATGCTTCACTGGATGACAATGTTTCTGGGAAAAAATTCTCTAGAAGCCAACCAGAGAATCTTTTCTGtgaggaaaataaaaagaatcatGACTCTAACGAACATGTGAAGAAGATGATTCACAAGGAGATCGAAAGGCAAAGGAGACAAGAAATGACTACCTGCTATGCCTCTCTTAGATCCCTTCTCCCTCTTGAGTTCATCAAG GGAAAGCGTTCAATATCTGACCACATGAACGAGGCAGTGAATTACATAAAGCACATGCAGAACAATATCAAAGAGCTTGGTGCCAAGAGAGATGAACTGAAGAAACTTTCCAGTCATAGCAATATGGAAATAAGCCATGAGGGCTTGCATACATCTTGCAACTTTACTGTCCACGAGAATAATGGTGTTATAGGAATCGAAATCACCAGTGGCTTCAGAGAGGAAAAGCCTAAAGTTTCCAAGTTACTACAATTGCTGATTCAAGAAGGTCATGAAGTTGTTAGTTGCCTTTCATCAGAAGTCAATGGCAGATTGCTCCACAGTGTGCAGTGTGAG GTAAACCATTCCAACTGTGTAGATCTATCTGAGCTGAGAAGGAAAGTTTCCAAAGCATTTCCATCATTTAAATGTTCTGATTAA